One genomic segment of Dysosmobacter sp. Marseille-Q4140 includes these proteins:
- a CDS encoding 5-bromo-4-chloroindolyl phosphate hydrolysis family protein, whose protein sequence is METRRRSVAPFYAVAALWLAWGVLAPLYEPLHYVLAAAASAAVFVIVSALCRAGAVGQQAERKAEPKKEAEPSTGNAELDKMLKDGSLAIAEMKRLDDNIADPGISADIVRLEQVSQKIFDEVKRDPKKLPQIRKFMDYYLPTTLKLLNAYDRMSGAGVSGENIDTTLSKVEGMMRTIVAAFEKQLDSLYGAEALDISTDITVLENMMAREGLTDQPLKAQSSPGDDPDIKLEL, encoded by the coding sequence ATGGAGACCAGACGGAGGTCTGTGGCGCCCTTTTACGCCGTGGCGGCGCTGTGGCTGGCCTGGGGCGTGCTGGCGCCGCTGTACGAGCCGCTGCACTATGTCCTGGCGGCAGCGGCGTCGGCGGCGGTATTCGTGATCGTCAGCGCCCTGTGCCGCGCCGGCGCCGTGGGACAGCAGGCGGAGCGGAAGGCGGAGCCGAAAAAAGAGGCAGAGCCCTCCACCGGCAACGCGGAGCTGGACAAGATGCTCAAAGACGGATCGCTGGCTATCGCGGAGATGAAGCGTCTGGACGACAACATCGCCGACCCCGGCATCTCCGCCGACATCGTCCGGCTGGAGCAGGTGTCCCAGAAGATCTTCGACGAGGTGAAGCGGGATCCGAAGAAGCTGCCCCAGATCCGTAAGTTCATGGACTACTACCTGCCCACCACCCTCAAGCTCCTCAACGCCTACGACCGCATGAGCGGCGCCGGCGTGTCGGGGGAGAACATCGACACCACGCTTTCAAAGGTGGAGGGCATGATGCGGACCATCGTGGCCGCCTTTGAAAAGCAGCTGGACAGCCTGTACGGCGCCGAGGCCCTGGACATCTCCACGGACATCACCGTCCTGGAGAACATGATGGCCCGGGAGGGCCTGACGGACCAGCCCCTCAAGGCCCAGAGCAGCCCCGGGGACGACCCGGACATCAAGCTGGAACTGTAA
- a CDS encoding AzlC family ABC transporter permease: protein MEQRASARRAALRAAFPATVPVLTGFLCLGIAYGVLMETKGYGPLWSVLMSAIAFGGSMQFVAITLLTAVFDPLQAFLLSVMVNARHIFYGLSLLDKYRGLGKVRPFLIYVLCDETFSLVSTLEPPEGVERKDFYFWISLLDYAYWIAGTALGGLVGNLITFDTTGLDFALTALFVVLFLEQWKKRANRPAGLLGMACAAAALAVFGADNLVIPAMALILVLLLVLRSRLDRGEEAAS, encoded by the coding sequence ATGGAACAGAGAGCTTCTGCCCGCCGGGCGGCGCTGCGGGCGGCCTTTCCAGCCACGGTGCCGGTGCTGACGGGGTTTTTGTGCCTGGGGATCGCCTACGGCGTGCTGATGGAGACCAAGGGATACGGGCCCCTGTGGTCGGTGCTCATGAGCGCCATCGCCTTCGGCGGCAGCATGCAGTTTGTGGCCATCACGCTGCTGACCGCTGTTTTTGATCCCCTCCAGGCCTTTTTGCTCTCGGTCATGGTCAACGCCCGGCACATCTTCTACGGGCTGAGTTTGCTGGACAAGTATCGGGGGTTGGGGAAGGTGCGGCCCTTCCTCATCTATGTGCTCTGCGACGAGACCTTCTCCCTGGTGTCCACCCTGGAGCCGCCGGAGGGAGTGGAGCGGAAGGACTTCTACTTCTGGATCTCCCTGCTGGACTACGCCTACTGGATCGCCGGCACCGCCCTGGGAGGACTGGTGGGGAACCTCATCACCTTCGACACCACAGGCCTGGACTTTGCCCTGACGGCGCTGTTCGTGGTGCTGTTCCTGGAGCAGTGGAAAAAGCGGGCCAACCGGCCCGCAGGGCTGCTGGGCATGGCCTGCGCCGCGGCCGCGTTGGCGGTGTTCGGGGCGGACAACCTGGTGATCCCCGCCATGGCATTGATCCTGGTGTTGCTGCTGGTATTGCGGTCCAGGCTGGACCGCGGAGAGGAGGCGGCGTCATGA
- a CDS encoding DUF362 domain-containing protein, which produces MAEKAKVYFADFRCPSWRENLPQKLARLMMTAGFGEIDMEDKFVAIKMHFGEPGNLAYLRPNWAKVVADLVKSQGGKPFLTDCNTLYVGGRKNALDHIESAYVNGFTPYSTGCHVIIADGLKGNDEVEVPVEGGEYVKAAKIGRAVMDADVFVSLTHFKGHEQAGMGGTLKNIGMGCGSRAGKMEQHNSGKPFVKQKKCIGCRACAKICAHGAPEFGPDGKATINTDKCVGCARCLAVCPKDAIQCLYDEAPAILNKKIAEYTKAVVDGRPCFHVSLVVDVSPNCDCHGENDVPIVPNVGMFASFDPVALDQACADAVLAQTPVRNSAVFDQDCDCADKDFFHAVHPDTEWQVCLEHAEKLGLGTRQYELVKI; this is translated from the coding sequence ATGGCAGAAAAAGCAAAGGTCTATTTCGCAGATTTCCGCTGCCCCAGTTGGCGTGAGAACCTGCCCCAGAAGCTGGCCCGGCTGATGATGACCGCCGGCTTCGGCGAGATCGACATGGAGGACAAATTCGTCGCCATCAAGATGCACTTCGGCGAGCCGGGGAACCTGGCATACCTGCGGCCCAACTGGGCCAAGGTGGTGGCGGACCTGGTGAAGAGCCAGGGGGGCAAGCCCTTCCTGACCGACTGCAACACCCTGTACGTGGGCGGCCGCAAAAATGCCCTGGACCACATCGAGTCCGCCTACGTCAACGGCTTCACCCCCTACTCCACCGGCTGCCATGTCATCATCGCCGACGGCCTCAAGGGCAACGACGAGGTGGAGGTGCCCGTGGAGGGCGGCGAGTACGTCAAGGCCGCCAAGATCGGCCGGGCCGTCATGGACGCCGACGTGTTCGTCTCCCTGACCCACTTCAAGGGCCACGAGCAGGCCGGCATGGGCGGCACCCTGAAAAACATCGGCATGGGTTGCGGCTCCCGGGCCGGCAAGATGGAGCAGCACAACTCCGGCAAGCCCTTCGTCAAGCAGAAAAAGTGCATCGGCTGCCGGGCCTGCGCCAAGATCTGCGCCCACGGCGCCCCGGAGTTCGGTCCCGACGGCAAGGCCACCATCAACACCGACAAGTGCGTGGGCTGCGCCCGGTGTCTGGCCGTGTGCCCCAAGGACGCCATCCAGTGCCTGTACGACGAGGCCCCGGCCATCCTCAACAAGAAGATCGCCGAGTACACCAAGGCTGTGGTGGACGGCCGCCCCTGCTTCCATGTGTCGCTGGTGGTGGACGTGTCCCCCAACTGCGACTGCCACGGGGAGAACGACGTGCCCATCGTCCCCAACGTGGGCATGTTCGCCTCCTTCGATCCCGTGGCCCTGGACCAGGCCTGCGCCGATGCGGTCCTGGCCCAGACGCCGGTCCGCAACTCCGCCGTCTTTGACCAGGACTGCGACTGCGCCGACAAGGACTTCTTCCACGCCGTCCACCCGGACACCGAGTGGCAGGTGTGCCTGGAGCACGCGGAGAAGCTGGGGCTGGGCACCCGGCAGTATGAACTGGTGAAGATCTGA
- a CDS encoding arginine--tRNA ligase, translating into MINMIQNAKDQAAALAMAAYRAAAADGTLPQAAVPAAPVEIPKDTANGDFTTTFAMAAARALRQPPRAIAQALLDHMDLSGSYFTSAEIAGPGFLNFRLGSDWYGGVLSAVEAEGDSYGTNDGLKGKKYMVEFVSANPTGPMHMGNARGGVLGDTLASVLSACGADVTREFYVNDAGHQIDKFAHSIEARYLQIIQGEDAVPFPEDGYQGVDIRELAQAYYDQHGEELLNVPAEERQEKLAQFGLSVNLPRMKTDLERYKIHYDNWFYESTLHESGYVAETVDLLTEKGWTYEKDGALWLKTADILREHYRRAGKKEADIEKLDLKDDVLRRANGFYTYFAADIAYHRNKFAVRGFDKVINVWGADHHGHVARLKGALDALDLNGSERLDIVLMQLVKLLRDGEVVRMSKRTGKAISLHDLLDEVSVDAARWYFNAKPDTQMEFDLGLAVREDSENPIYYVEYAHARICSLLRTLKEEGASVPAQADVDLSLLSGETEQALIKQIAQFCEEVKLAARDYDPSHINRYLQELAGCFHRFYTACRIKGEAPAVMAARLKLADETRIVLKNGLRLIGVDAPEKM; encoded by the coding sequence ATGATCAACATGATCCAGAACGCAAAAGACCAGGCCGCGGCCCTGGCCATGGCCGCCTACCGCGCCGCCGCGGCCGACGGGACCCTGCCCCAGGCGGCGGTCCCCGCCGCCCCGGTGGAGATCCCCAAGGACACCGCCAACGGCGACTTCACCACCACCTTTGCCATGGCCGCCGCCCGGGCCCTGCGCCAGCCCCCCCGGGCCATCGCCCAGGCCCTGCTGGACCACATGGACCTCAGCGGCAGCTACTTCACCTCCGCCGAGATCGCCGGCCCCGGCTTTCTGAACTTCCGCCTGGGCAGCGACTGGTACGGCGGCGTCCTGTCCGCCGTGGAGGCCGAGGGCGACAGCTACGGCACCAACGACGGCCTCAAGGGGAAGAAGTATATGGTGGAGTTCGTCTCCGCCAACCCCACCGGCCCCATGCACATGGGCAACGCCCGGGGCGGCGTTCTGGGTGACACCCTGGCAAGCGTCCTCTCCGCCTGCGGCGCCGACGTGACGCGGGAGTTCTACGTCAACGACGCCGGCCACCAGATCGACAAGTTCGCCCACTCCATCGAGGCCCGCTACCTCCAGATCATCCAGGGTGAGGACGCGGTCCCCTTCCCGGAGGACGGCTACCAGGGCGTGGACATCCGGGAGCTGGCCCAGGCCTACTATGACCAGCACGGCGAGGAACTGCTGAACGTCCCGGCGGAAGAGCGCCAGGAAAAGCTGGCCCAGTTCGGCCTGAGCGTGAACCTGCCCCGGATGAAGACCGATCTGGAGCGCTACAAGATCCACTACGACAACTGGTTCTACGAGTCCACCCTCCATGAGAGCGGGTATGTTGCCGAGACTGTGGACCTGCTTACGGAAAAGGGCTGGACCTATGAAAAGGACGGGGCCCTCTGGCTCAAGACCGCCGACATCCTCCGGGAGCACTACCGCAGGGCCGGGAAGAAGGAGGCGGACATCGAGAAGCTGGACCTGAAGGACGACGTGCTGCGCCGGGCCAACGGCTTCTACACCTACTTCGCCGCCGACATCGCCTACCACCGCAACAAGTTCGCCGTCCGGGGCTTCGACAAGGTCATCAACGTCTGGGGCGCCGACCACCACGGCCACGTGGCCCGGCTGAAGGGGGCGCTGGACGCCCTGGACCTGAACGGGTCCGAGCGGCTGGACATCGTCCTCATGCAGCTGGTCAAGCTCCTGCGGGACGGCGAGGTGGTCCGCATGTCCAAGCGGACCGGCAAGGCCATCTCCCTCCACGACCTGCTGGACGAGGTCAGCGTGGACGCCGCCCGGTGGTACTTCAACGCCAAGCCCGACACCCAGATGGAATTCGACCTGGGCCTTGCCGTCCGGGAGGACAGCGAGAACCCCATCTACTACGTGGAGTACGCCCACGCCCGGATCTGCTCGCTGCTGCGGACGCTGAAGGAGGAGGGGGCCTCCGTCCCCGCCCAGGCGGACGTGGACCTCTCCCTGCTCTCCGGCGAGACGGAGCAGGCCCTCATCAAGCAGATCGCCCAGTTCTGCGAGGAGGTGAAGCTGGCGGCCCGGGACTACGACCCCAGCCACATCAACCGCTACCTCCAGGAGCTGGCCGGCTGCTTCCACCGCTTCTACACCGCCTGCCGCATCAAGGGAGAGGCCCCGGCGGTCATGGCGGCCCGCCTGAAGCTGGCGGACGAGACCCGGATCGTGCTGAAAAACGGCCTGCGGCTCATCGGCGTGGACGCGCCGGAGAAGATGTGA
- a CDS encoding glutamate racemase, with protein MDMRPIGVFDSGLGGLTAVSSLWRILPEEDLIYFGDTARVPYGGRSPETILKYARQDVRFLRSFDLKAILIACGTVTTTSLTTLQAENDLPMVGVVEPTCQRAVLVTKNKRVGMIATAASVRSGAYEAALRRLDPEIQVFCRACPLLVPLVENGRIRPGDVVIETVAAEYLEPLRQAGVDTVILGCTHYPLLLEVIAQIMGPGVELVSAGEESAFQLKRMLKERGLRAPEDRQGQTEFYVSDRVEDFEQTATLFLRQDLRHAARRIDIDQY; from the coding sequence ATGGATATGCGACCCATCGGCGTGTTCGATTCGGGCCTGGGCGGGCTGACGGCGGTCAGCTCCCTGTGGCGCATCCTGCCGGAGGAGGACCTCATCTACTTCGGCGACACGGCCCGGGTGCCCTACGGCGGCCGCTCCCCGGAGACGATTTTGAAATACGCCCGCCAGGACGTGCGGTTCCTGCGGTCCTTTGATCTCAAGGCCATTTTGATCGCCTGCGGTACGGTCACCACCACCTCCCTCACCACCTTGCAGGCGGAAAACGACCTGCCCATGGTGGGCGTGGTGGAGCCCACCTGTCAGCGGGCGGTGCTGGTGACGAAAAACAAGCGGGTGGGGATGATCGCCACGGCGGCCTCCGTCCGCTCCGGGGCCTACGAGGCGGCGCTGCGCCGTCTGGACCCGGAGATCCAGGTGTTCTGCCGGGCCTGCCCGCTGCTGGTGCCCCTGGTGGAAAACGGCCGCATCCGCCCCGGCGACGTGGTCATCGAGACGGTGGCGGCGGAGTATCTGGAGCCCCTGCGCCAAGCCGGAGTGGACACGGTGATCCTGGGCTGCACCCATTATCCGCTACTGCTGGAGGTCATCGCCCAGATCATGGGCCCCGGGGTGGAGCTGGTTTCCGCCGGTGAGGAGTCCGCCTTCCAGCTCAAGCGGATGCTGAAAGAGCGGGGCCTCCGGGCACCGGAGGACCGCCAGGGCCAGACGGAGTTTTACGTCAGCGACCGGGTGGAGGACTTTGAACAGACGGCTACGCTGTTCCTGCGCCAGGACCTGCGCCACGCCGCACGGAGGATCGACATTGACCAGTACTGA
- a CDS encoding branched-chain amino acid transporter permease: MTLTPIQTLGIILAVAAGTQLTRWLPFWLFPEKRDPPPVVAYLGRVLPPAMMGLLVVYCLKGVSWTAAPHGAPELIAVAVTAALHWWRGNVLVSIAGGTAVYMLLVQLVFA, encoded by the coding sequence ATGACGCTGACACCCATACAGACCCTTGGCATCATCCTGGCGGTGGCCGCCGGAACCCAGCTGACGCGGTGGCTGCCCTTCTGGCTGTTCCCGGAGAAGCGGGACCCGCCGCCGGTGGTGGCCTACCTGGGCCGGGTGCTGCCGCCGGCCATGATGGGACTGCTGGTGGTCTACTGCCTCAAGGGCGTCAGTTGGACCGCCGCGCCCCACGGCGCGCCGGAGCTGATCGCCGTGGCCGTCACCGCCGCCCTCCACTGGTGGCGAGGCAATGTGCTGGTGTCCATTGCCGGCGGTACGGCGGTGTACATGCTGCTGGTGCAGCTGGTATTTGCGTAG
- a CDS encoding N-acetyltransferase, giving the protein MEFQKETGRIYAERDGQLIAEITFPEEDGVAVIDHTFVDGSLRGQGVAGQLVRAAADQIRDQGKKARAVCTYARAWFDRHPEQADLLEG; this is encoded by the coding sequence ATGGAATTTCAGAAAGAGACCGGCCGCATCTACGCGGAACGGGACGGACAGCTGATCGCCGAGATCACCTTCCCGGAGGAGGACGGCGTGGCGGTCATCGACCACACCTTTGTGGACGGCTCCCTGCGGGGCCAGGGGGTGGCGGGCCAGCTGGTCCGCGCCGCCGCGGACCAGATCCGGGACCAGGGCAAAAAAGCCCGGGCGGTGTGCACCTATGCCCGGGCCTGGTTTGACCGCCATCCGGAGCAGGCGGACCTGCTGGAGGGCTGA
- a CDS encoding DUF1934 domain-containing protein translates to MTSTENRSLPVLLSIRGEQYFDGVDPDATELMTEGTMELSEEGLTLRYQESALTGMEGTVTTFELRGPRVTLTRSGAVNSQMIFEEGRQHTSLYETPFGELSVDIQTSRLRHNLTERGGVMEIRYSIAVEHTVTGRNCFKIRVKRK, encoded by the coding sequence TTGACCAGTACTGAGAACCGTTCGCTGCCTGTCCTGCTGTCCATCCGGGGCGAGCAGTATTTCGACGGCGTGGACCCCGACGCCACGGAGCTGATGACCGAGGGGACCATGGAGCTGTCGGAGGAGGGGCTGACCCTCCGCTATCAGGAGAGCGCCCTGACCGGCATGGAGGGCACCGTCACCACCTTTGAATTGCGTGGCCCCCGGGTGACGCTGACCCGCAGCGGGGCGGTGAACTCCCAGATGATCTTCGAGGAGGGGCGCCAGCACACGTCGCTGTACGAGACGCCCTTCGGAGAGCTGTCGGTGGACATCCAGACCAGCCGCCTGCGCCACAACCTGACGGAGCGGGGCGGCGTCATGGAGATCCGGTACTCCATCGCCGTGGAGCACACCGTCACAGGTCGGAACTGCTTCAAGATCCGGGTAAAGCGGAAGTAA